A portion of the Bifidobacterium bifidum ATCC 29521 = JCM 1255 = DSM 20456 genome contains these proteins:
- a CDS encoding PPK2 family polyphosphate kinase gives MAKGDGKSDKTDKPDKSGKGAKSEKTDKRIDKVLRLATNRIETIESSTTVAERLANAAKSSELLSAVWSLPPAQRLMFHHGVHIDDVAGDSTPGFPGGRDDAERFITLSSSEIARYQRLLYANGVKGSRRRLLIVLQGMDASGKGGIVRHVFRQGDPMGIHYHGFGKPTDEETRHGFLWRVERELPKNGWIAVFDRSHYEDIVMPHVYGTYPEAEWRGRYDLVNEFERSLAADGCAILKIFLVVSQEEQKRHFLGRLNDPTKYWKFDMSDLDARERWDDYMGAWQEVFEKTSTQTAPWYLVPADNRWYSRAVVSELLRTTLKNMNMTWPGLDPDVDPDEVRRLLG, from the coding sequence ATGGCCAAAGGCGACGGAAAATCGGACAAGACAGATAAGCCGGACAAGTCGGGCAAAGGAGCGAAGTCCGAGAAGACGGACAAACGCATCGACAAGGTACTGCGGCTCGCCACGAACCGCATCGAAACCATCGAATCGAGCACGACGGTGGCTGAACGACTCGCGAACGCCGCCAAATCCAGTGAGCTGCTCAGCGCTGTATGGTCGCTGCCACCCGCGCAGCGTCTCATGTTCCATCACGGCGTGCATATCGACGATGTCGCCGGAGACTCCACACCCGGCTTCCCAGGTGGCAGAGATGACGCTGAACGGTTCATCACGCTCAGCTCATCGGAGATCGCCCGATATCAACGGCTGCTGTATGCGAACGGCGTCAAGGGCTCGCGCCGCCGGCTGCTCATCGTGCTGCAGGGCATGGACGCCTCCGGCAAGGGCGGCATCGTGCGCCACGTGTTCCGGCAGGGCGACCCGATGGGCATCCACTATCACGGTTTCGGCAAGCCGACCGACGAGGAGACGCGGCACGGCTTCCTGTGGCGGGTGGAACGCGAGCTGCCAAAGAACGGGTGGATCGCGGTGTTCGACCGCTCGCATTACGAGGACATCGTCATGCCGCATGTGTACGGCACGTATCCCGAGGCCGAATGGCGCGGCCGGTACGATCTGGTCAATGAGTTCGAGCGTTCGCTGGCGGCCGACGGCTGCGCGATTCTCAAGATCTTCCTCGTCGTGAGCCAGGAGGAGCAGAAGAGGCATTTTCTCGGGCGTCTCAACGACCCGACCAAATACTGGAAGTTCGACATGTCCGACCTGGACGCGCGCGAACGCTGGGACGACTATATGGGCGCGTGGCAGGAGGTGTTCGAGAAGACCAGCACGCAGACTGCGCCGTGGTATCTGGTGCCCGCCGACAACCGCTGGTACTCGAGGGCCGTGGTCTCCGAGCTGCTGCGCACCACATTGAAGAACATGAACATGACATGGCCGGGACTCGACCCGGACGTCGATCCGGACGAGGTTCGGCGGCTGCTGGGGTGA
- a CDS encoding glutamate ABC transporter substrate-binding protein encodes MTVFNTRIRRIARRALAALAAVACAMSLAACGADESGKIRIGIKFDQPGLGFKKSGTYVGFDVDVAKYVAKKLGYSEDEIVWKEAPSKQREAMLQNGDVDMILATYSITDERKNAVSFAGPYFVAGQDLLVRKDDHSINGPEDLNGKRLCSVTGSTSAATVKEKFASEVQLMEQPGYAECATALFSGIVDAVTTDDIILAGLASASRGKLRVVGQPFTQEYYGVGIKKGDTALAKKINAAIAEMIKDGSWERAIADNTEGTSYTPNAEYNPPKPTEGEK; translated from the coding sequence ATGACGGTATTCAACACTCGCATCAGGCGCATCGCCCGCCGCGCGCTCGCGGCGCTCGCCGCCGTGGCATGCGCGATGTCGCTGGCCGCGTGCGGCGCCGACGAAAGCGGCAAGATACGCATCGGCATCAAGTTCGACCAGCCCGGCCTCGGCTTCAAGAAATCCGGAACATACGTCGGCTTCGACGTGGACGTGGCCAAGTACGTCGCCAAGAAGCTCGGCTATTCCGAAGACGAGATCGTCTGGAAGGAAGCCCCCTCCAAGCAGCGTGAGGCCATGCTGCAGAACGGCGACGTCGACATGATCCTCGCCACCTACTCGATCACCGACGAGCGCAAGAACGCGGTCTCCTTCGCCGGCCCGTACTTCGTGGCCGGGCAGGACCTGCTCGTGCGCAAGGACGACCATTCCATCAACGGCCCCGAAGACCTCAACGGCAAGCGCCTGTGCTCGGTCACCGGTTCCACTTCGGCCGCCACAGTCAAGGAGAAATTCGCCTCCGAAGTGCAGCTCATGGAGCAGCCCGGCTATGCGGAATGCGCCACGGCGCTGTTCTCCGGCATCGTGGACGCGGTCACCACCGACGACATCATCCTCGCCGGCCTCGCCTCCGCCTCGCGCGGCAAGCTGCGCGTCGTCGGCCAGCCGTTCACGCAGGAATACTACGGCGTGGGCATCAAGAAGGGCGACACGGCGCTCGCCAAGAAGATCAACGCCGCCATCGCCGAGATGATCAAGGACGGTTCCTGGGAGCGCGCCATCGCCGACAACACCGAGGGCACGTCGTACACGCCGAACGCGGAGTACAACCCGCCGAAACCGACCGAGGGGGAGAAGTAG
- a CDS encoding amino acid ABC transporter ATP-binding protein: MSEKQEAILPVVPLVPGNEPTGRPLVELTHVEKYFGDLHVLKDINLTVNKGEVLVVVGPSGSGKSTMCRTINRLETIESGDIRIDGKALPQEGRQLAQLRAEVGMVFQSFNLFANKTILENVTLAPIKVRHMDKKEAERLAMDLLTRVGVDSQASKMPSQLSGGQQQRVAIARALAMRPKVMLFDEPTSALDPEMVNEVLDVMVELAREGMTMICVTHEMGFARKAADRIVFMADGQILEENTPDEFFGHPKTERAKDFLSKILTH, translated from the coding sequence ATGTCAGAAAAACAAGAAGCAATACTCCCCGTGGTGCCGCTGGTACCGGGCAATGAACCCACAGGACGACCTCTCGTCGAACTGACTCACGTGGAAAAGTACTTCGGCGACCTCCACGTATTGAAAGACATCAACCTGACCGTCAACAAGGGCGAAGTGCTCGTCGTCGTGGGGCCGTCCGGCTCCGGAAAGTCGACGATGTGCCGCACCATCAACCGCCTGGAGACCATCGAGTCGGGCGACATCCGCATCGACGGCAAGGCGCTGCCCCAGGAGGGCAGACAGCTCGCGCAGCTGCGCGCCGAAGTCGGCATGGTGTTCCAGTCGTTCAACCTGTTCGCCAACAAGACGATCCTTGAAAACGTTACCCTCGCGCCCATCAAGGTGCGCCACATGGACAAGAAGGAAGCCGAGCGTCTCGCCATGGATCTGCTGACCCGTGTCGGCGTCGACTCGCAGGCGTCCAAGATGCCCTCCCAGCTGTCCGGCGGCCAGCAGCAGCGCGTGGCCATCGCCCGCGCGCTCGCCATGCGCCCGAAGGTCATGCTGTTCGACGAGCCGACCTCCGCGCTCGACCCCGAAATGGTCAACGAGGTGCTGGACGTGATGGTCGAGCTCGCGCGAGAAGGCATGACGATGATCTGCGTCACCCACGAGATGGGCTTCGCGCGCAAGGCGGCCGACCGCATCGTGTTCATGGCCGACGGGCAGATCCTTGAGGAGAACACGCCCGACGAGTTCTTCGGCCATCCGAAGACCGAACGCGCCAAGGACTTCCTGTCGAAGATCCTCACGCACTGA
- the hisS gene encoding histidine--tRNA ligase — MAKGASISGFPEWLPSERVVEQRVIDTLRRVFELNGFIGIETRAVEQGSSLLKKGETSKEIYLLSRLQEVGHESDTPVNDRLGLHFDLTVPLSRYVVEHSGDLAFPFKRWQIQKVWRGERPQEGRFREFVQADIDVIGNGDLPDHYEVELPLVMVSALEELRAFGLPKATVHANNRKLSEGFYRGLGLTDIEGVLREIDKLDKIGADEVAKLLVDTCGADEAQARACLELAELTAADGKELADKFDALCAAHGIAADSAAYMLARQGLDTLAMIVDEAALIRPGAVIADLKIARGLDYYTGSVYETFLDGAASLGSICSGGRYDNLASQGNRKYPGVGLSIGLSRLVSYMLHSAGAHASRVCPASVLVAVWNEQDRSAANLIANTLRSRGIAADVAPTAAKLGKQIKYADKLGIPYVWFPAGATDGDDTASDEVKNIVTGDQQPADPKSWQPDTVYARQTVVID, encoded by the coding sequence GTGGCTAAAGGCGCATCAATATCAGGATTTCCAGAGTGGCTCCCCTCTGAACGTGTTGTGGAGCAGCGTGTCATCGACACGCTCCGTAGGGTTTTCGAGCTCAACGGTTTCATCGGCATCGAGACACGCGCGGTGGAACAGGGCTCCAGTCTGCTCAAAAAAGGCGAGACCAGCAAGGAGATTTACCTGCTGTCCCGTCTGCAGGAGGTCGGGCACGAATCCGACACGCCGGTCAATGACCGGTTGGGTCTGCACTTCGATCTGACCGTGCCGCTGAGCCGGTATGTGGTCGAGCATTCCGGCGACCTCGCGTTCCCGTTCAAGCGTTGGCAGATTCAGAAGGTGTGGCGTGGCGAACGTCCGCAGGAAGGACGTTTCCGCGAGTTCGTCCAGGCCGATATCGACGTAATCGGCAACGGCGACCTGCCCGACCATTACGAGGTCGAGCTGCCGCTGGTCATGGTGTCGGCTCTTGAGGAGCTGCGCGCATTCGGCCTACCCAAGGCGACCGTGCACGCGAACAACCGCAAGCTGTCCGAAGGCTTCTACCGCGGACTTGGCCTGACCGACATCGAGGGAGTGCTTCGCGAGATCGACAAGCTCGACAAGATCGGCGCGGACGAAGTGGCGAAGCTGCTCGTCGACACGTGCGGCGCCGATGAAGCGCAGGCCCGCGCCTGCCTGGAACTGGCCGAACTCACCGCCGCCGACGGCAAGGAGCTCGCCGACAAGTTCGACGCGCTGTGCGCCGCGCACGGCATCGCGGCCGATTCCGCCGCGTACATGCTGGCCCGGCAGGGACTGGACACGCTCGCGATGATCGTCGACGAAGCCGCCCTCATCCGCCCGGGCGCGGTGATCGCCGACCTGAAGATCGCCCGTGGACTCGACTACTACACCGGTTCCGTATACGAGACCTTCCTCGACGGGGCGGCGTCGCTTGGCTCGATCTGCTCCGGCGGCCGTTACGACAACCTCGCCTCGCAGGGCAACCGCAAGTACCCGGGCGTCGGCCTGTCCATCGGCCTGAGCCGTCTCGTGTCGTACATGCTGCACTCCGCCGGAGCGCACGCCAGCCGCGTCTGCCCGGCATCCGTGCTCGTCGCCGTGTGGAATGAGCAGGATCGCTCCGCCGCGAATCTCATCGCGAACACGCTGCGCTCCCGCGGCATCGCCGCGGACGTCGCGCCCACTGCGGCCAAACTTGGCAAGCAGATCAAATATGCCGACAAGCTTGGCATCCCGTATGTGTGGTTCCCGGCCGGCGCGACGGACGGCGACGACACGGCATCCGACGAGGTCAAGAACATCGTCACCGGCGATCAGCAGCCGGCCGATCCCAAGTCGTGGCAACCGGATACTGTGTATGCCCGGCAAACCGTTGTAATCGACTGA
- a CDS encoding amino acid ABC transporter permease encodes MADTSNSVLFDQPGPKGRRTIRIVNWVAALIFVGVLVLILMRLHNPPDGENQLSWELWKPALEREAWTDFYLPGLWMTVKASIVAVVGSVVFGLVFGVGRLLPNVVLRAISSVVVEFCRAVPVLLLMIFFWRWFAFAGLSSPSYWAVVLALVLYNGSVVAELVRSGVGNLLNGQREASLALGLTETQSLMQIEVPQAVYAMLPAAVTQLVVVLKDTALGSIIMYTDLLQESRRLGSMYFNILQTLVVAAVVYFIVCWLLSRLAEWLPSRMQQRTAAPAEPEPVPPIAIMDPSNVNQIAVAKEVEERPLRGTPLTYHAHHRGSNASIHNWQRTRYEQGFDEAHPDPQGGDEGDAEQKNAEDDA; translated from the coding sequence ATGGCTGATACTTCCAATTCCGTATTGTTCGACCAGCCCGGTCCCAAGGGACGTCGCACCATCCGCATCGTCAACTGGGTCGCCGCGCTGATCTTTGTCGGCGTGCTGGTGCTGATCCTGATGCGCCTGCACAACCCGCCGGACGGCGAGAACCAGCTGAGCTGGGAGCTGTGGAAGCCCGCGCTGGAGCGTGAGGCGTGGACTGATTTCTATCTTCCCGGCCTGTGGATGACGGTCAAGGCGTCCATCGTCGCCGTTGTCGGCTCCGTGGTGTTCGGCCTGGTGTTCGGCGTCGGCCGACTGCTGCCGAACGTGGTGCTGCGGGCGATCTCGTCGGTCGTCGTGGAGTTCTGCCGCGCGGTGCCGGTACTGCTGCTGATGATCTTCTTCTGGCGCTGGTTCGCGTTCGCGGGACTGTCCAGCCCGTCCTACTGGGCAGTGGTGCTGGCCCTGGTGCTGTATAACGGCTCCGTGGTCGCCGAGCTGGTGCGTTCCGGCGTCGGCAACCTACTGAACGGGCAGCGTGAGGCGTCGCTCGCACTGGGACTGACCGAGACGCAGTCGCTGATGCAGATCGAGGTGCCGCAGGCCGTCTACGCGATGTTGCCGGCCGCCGTCACGCAGCTGGTCGTGGTGCTCAAGGATACCGCGCTTGGATCGATCATCATGTACACCGATCTGCTGCAGGAGTCGCGCCGTCTCGGCTCGATGTACTTCAACATCCTGCAGACGCTGGTCGTGGCCGCGGTCGTGTACTTCATCGTCTGCTGGCTGCTGTCGCGTCTGGCCGAATGGCTGCCGTCGCGCATGCAGCAGCGCACCGCGGCGCCGGCCGAACCGGAACCAGTTCCGCCGATCGCGATCATGGATCCGTCCAACGTCAACCAGATCGCCGTCGCCAAGGAGGTCGAGGAGCGCCCCCTGCGCGGCACGCCGCTCACATACCACGCGCACCATCGCGGCAGCAACGCCTCGATCCACAACTGGCAGCGCACGCGCTACGAGCAGGGCTTCGACGAGGCCCATCCCGATCCGCAGGGCGGAGATGAGGGCGATGCCGAGCAGAAGAACGCTGAAGACGACGCGTAA
- a CDS encoding ATP-binding protein: MEDIDPDHMTLLGELLNEIAHNIIRHCPAGCEFDCSVMLHDDVAEVTQYNSVTHPADKSETAVSTHMGLGLCRDRLLHIGGMLRTEVEDGTWMLYARVPLSHQT; the protein is encoded by the coding sequence ATGGAAGACATCGACCCCGATCATATGACGCTGCTTGGCGAGCTGCTCAATGAAATCGCCCATAACATCATCCGGCATTGCCCGGCAGGTTGCGAATTCGATTGCAGCGTGATGCTTCACGATGACGTCGCAGAAGTCACCCAGTACAATTCCGTGACTCATCCGGCCGATAAAAGTGAGACGGCGGTCTCCACACATATGGGACTTGGCCTGTGTCGTGACAGACTGCTCCATATCGGCGGCATGCTGCGCACCGAGGTCGAGGACGGCACTTGGATGCTGTATGCCCGTGTGCCTCTATCGCATCAAACCTGA
- a CDS encoding YbaK/EbsC family protein — MIDTHDRVGEIVGDSVVHTHKTRKAPPEFAAAFVTADTHADLNGVVKHTLEVSKVSFVPIDAAVEATGMESGGMSPIGLPDDWPLLVDQHVLSIPKLYLGSGIRPSKLVVDGSIFADIPGVRFVPGLGKPRQ, encoded by the coding sequence ATGATCGATACGCATGACCGCGTAGGCGAGATCGTTGGAGATTCGGTCGTGCACACGCACAAGACCCGCAAGGCACCGCCCGAATTCGCCGCGGCTTTCGTCACCGCGGACACGCACGCCGACCTCAACGGCGTGGTCAAGCACACGCTGGAGGTGTCCAAGGTCAGTTTCGTGCCGATTGACGCGGCCGTCGAGGCGACCGGCATGGAGTCGGGCGGCATGTCGCCGATCGGACTGCCCGATGACTGGCCGCTGCTCGTCGACCAGCATGTGCTGTCGATTCCCAAGCTGTATCTCGGCTCCGGCATCCGCCCGTCCAAACTGGTGGTCGACGGCTCGATCTTCGCTGATATTCCCGGCGTCCGATTCGTCCCCGGTCTGGGCAAGCCCCGGCAGTAA
- a CDS encoding amino acid ABC transporter permease has product MDGFIQLFSEYDVPAAFLVNIELTLWSALFSLILGVVLVMMRISPISSLRTVAGAYVELFKNLPLTIIMVFMVLGAYAQLKLTFSDTFVTNFFWLAVTGLSLYTAAFVCESLRSGINTVPIGQAEAARALGLGFMQSATQIILPQAFRGSVAPLGNTLIALLKNSTVAAAASVATETSSLMSTMIEFHPDVIVQIFLIFAFGYVILIIPIGMLTTYLSNKLAVRR; this is encoded by the coding sequence ATGGACGGATTCATCCAACTGTTCAGCGAGTACGACGTTCCCGCCGCGTTCCTGGTCAACATCGAACTGACGCTGTGGTCGGCGCTGTTCTCGCTGATTCTCGGCGTGGTGCTGGTCATGATGCGCATCTCGCCGATATCCTCGCTGCGCACCGTCGCCGGAGCCTACGTGGAACTGTTCAAGAACCTGCCGCTGACCATCATCATGGTGTTCATGGTGCTGGGCGCCTACGCGCAGCTCAAGCTCACGTTCTCCGACACGTTCGTCACGAACTTCTTCTGGCTGGCGGTGACGGGCCTGAGCCTGTACACCGCGGCGTTCGTGTGCGAGTCGCTGCGTTCAGGCATCAACACCGTGCCGATCGGCCAGGCCGAGGCGGCTCGTGCGCTCGGATTGGGCTTCATGCAGTCGGCCACGCAGATCATCCTGCCGCAGGCGTTCCGCGGCTCGGTCGCGCCTCTCGGCAATACGCTGATCGCGTTGCTGAAGAACTCCACGGTGGCCGCGGCCGCGTCGGTGGCCACGGAGACGTCGTCGCTGATGAGCACGATGATCGAATTCCACCCGGACGTGATCGTGCAGATCTTCCTGATCTTCGCGTTCGGCTATGTGATTCTCATCATCCCGATCGGCATGCTGACCACGTACCTGTCCAACAAGCTCGCCGTGCGGAGGTGA
- the aspS gene encoding aspartate--tRNA ligase, with protein MSQTAYRTHHATEVTEALVGQKVTLAGWVDRRRDHGGVAFIDLRDNSGLVQIVIYDEEMARPLRSEFVIQVTGEVRLRPDGNENTHLATGKIEVVVETIDVLAKSDALPFQVSTALENESENKLPGEDVRLKYRYLDLRRPSMQHNLKLRSDMAKAARHALEEMDFTEVETPTFIKSTPEGARDFVVPARLVPGSWYALPQSPQLLKQLLMVSGVERYYQLARCYRDEDFRADRQPEFTQLDMEMAFVDQEDVMAMAEKVIAAIWKSAGYDVQLPIQRITWQDAMDKYGSDKPDLRFGNPLVELTEYFKDTPFRVFQADYVGAVVFKGGAATPRRQFDAWQEWAKQRGAKGLAYVSFTEDGELKGPVAKNLSDSEREGLMAAVGAESGDAVFFAAGSRESSQLLLGAVRVELARRAGLLDPKKFAFTWVVDFPLFKPTDDPDDDDVAVGHSKWTSMHHPFTMPSKDWIDKFDQDPEHAMSDSYDIVCNGEEMGGGSVRIHRDDIQDRVLNVLGIAPEEAKEKFGFLLDAFKFGAPPHAGIALGWDRTVSILAGADTIRDVIAFPKAGGGRDPLTGAPAPISDEQRAETGVDYDPDAED; from the coding sequence ATGAGCCAGACGGCTTACAGAACACATCATGCCACCGAGGTGACCGAAGCACTCGTCGGTCAGAAGGTGACGCTCGCAGGTTGGGTCGATCGTCGCCGCGATCACGGCGGCGTGGCGTTCATCGATTTGCGCGACAACTCCGGCTTGGTGCAGATCGTCATCTACGACGAGGAGATGGCGCGCCCGCTGCGCTCCGAGTTCGTCATCCAGGTCACCGGCGAGGTTCGTCTGCGCCCGGACGGCAACGAGAACACGCATCTGGCCACCGGCAAGATCGAAGTCGTCGTCGAGACCATCGATGTGCTCGCCAAGTCCGATGCGCTGCCGTTCCAGGTGTCCACCGCGCTCGAAAACGAGTCCGAGAACAAGCTGCCCGGCGAAGATGTGCGACTGAAGTACCGTTACCTCGACCTTCGCCGTCCGTCCATGCAGCACAACCTCAAGTTGCGCTCCGACATGGCCAAGGCCGCCCGCCACGCGCTGGAGGAGATGGACTTCACCGAGGTCGAGACCCCGACCTTCATCAAGTCCACCCCGGAAGGTGCCCGCGACTTCGTCGTGCCCGCCCGTCTGGTGCCTGGCTCCTGGTACGCGCTGCCGCAGTCCCCGCAGCTCTTGAAGCAGCTGCTCATGGTCTCCGGCGTCGAGCGCTACTACCAGCTCGCCCGCTGCTACCGTGACGAAGACTTCCGCGCCGACCGCCAGCCCGAGTTCACCCAGCTCGACATGGAGATGGCGTTCGTCGACCAGGAGGACGTGATGGCCATGGCCGAGAAGGTCATCGCCGCCATCTGGAAGTCCGCCGGCTACGACGTGCAGCTGCCGATTCAGCGCATCACCTGGCAGGATGCCATGGACAAGTACGGCTCCGACAAGCCGGACCTGCGTTTCGGCAATCCGCTCGTCGAGCTCACCGAATACTTCAAGGACACGCCGTTCCGCGTGTTCCAGGCCGACTACGTCGGCGCCGTCGTCTTCAAGGGCGGTGCCGCCACCCCGCGTCGTCAGTTCGACGCATGGCAGGAGTGGGCCAAGCAGCGCGGCGCCAAGGGCCTCGCCTACGTGTCCTTCACCGAGGATGGCGAGCTCAAGGGACCCGTCGCCAAGAACCTGTCCGACTCCGAGCGCGAGGGCCTGATGGCCGCCGTCGGTGCCGAGTCCGGCGACGCCGTGTTCTTCGCCGCCGGCTCCCGCGAATCCTCCCAGCTGCTGCTGGGTGCCGTGCGCGTGGAGCTCGCCCGTCGCGCGGGTCTGCTCGATCCGAAGAAGTTCGCCTTCACCTGGGTCGTGGACTTCCCGCTGTTCAAGCCCACCGACGACCCGGATGACGATGATGTGGCCGTCGGCCACTCCAAGTGGACCTCCATGCACCACCCGTTCACCATGCCGAGCAAGGACTGGATCGACAAGTTCGATCAGGATCCCGAGCACGCCATGTCTGACTCCTACGACATCGTCTGCAACGGCGAGGAGATGGGCGGCGGTTCCGTGCGTATCCACCGCGACGACATTCAGGACCGCGTCCTCAACGTCCTCGGCATCGCTCCCGAAGAGGCCAAGGAGAAGTTCGGCTTCCTCCTCGACGCCTTCAAGTTCGGCGCCCCGCCTCACGCGGGCATCGCCCTGGGCTGGGACCGCACCGTGTCCATCCTCGCCGGTGCCGACACCATTCGCGACGTCATCGCCTTCCCGAAGGCCGGTGGCGGTCGTGACCCGCTGACCGGCGCCCCGGCTCCGATCAGTGACGAGCAGCGTGCCGAGACCGGCGTCGACTACGACCCGGATGCCGAAGACTGA
- a CDS encoding response regulator — MITIGIVDNDRFALPMLDMPLTDIPGPEICRRVRAASADIVVLGITSYSLDHYRQLAIDAGAQGLIAKSVTPKELAEAMRNVLVRPFPGFPTTEQAHGSIVSASARRPRTLSKREREVLGLYADNYSTA, encoded by the coding sequence GTGATCACCATTGGAATCGTGGATAACGACCGGTTCGCATTGCCCATGCTGGATATGCCGCTGACCGACATTCCCGGTCCCGAGATCTGCCGGCGTGTTCGTGCTGCATCAGCCGACATCGTGGTACTTGGCATCACATCGTATTCGTTGGATCATTACCGTCAGCTGGCGATCGATGCGGGCGCCCAGGGGTTGATTGCCAAAAGCGTGACGCCGAAGGAACTCGCCGAAGCCATGCGGAATGTCCTAGTACGGCCGTTCCCGGGTTTCCCGACCACGGAACAGGCACATGGGTCGATAGTATCGGCATCGGCGCGACGGCCCCGGACACTGTCGAAGCGGGAGCGTGAGGTGTTGGGTCTGTATGCCGACAACTATTCGACGGCGTAG